The Thermococcus peptonophilus genomic sequence CAGCTCCTTCATGCTGAGAACCTCTACCTTCTCCATTCCCTCAAAGGCCTTCTTAAGCTCGTCCACGTTGGCGAAGCGGTTTTCGAAGAGGCCGATGTAGAGCTTCTCTATGTTGTCGTCAAACGCCTCCACGGTCTCCTTGAGGAGGTCAACGTCGAGGACGAGCTTTCCGTCAACGTAGCCGGGCTTCACGCGGAGAGCGTCCCCGATTACTGGAATCTTGTACCTCAGCAGGGCGACGACCATCACCTCGGGATAGACCTTGGTGAAGAAGTTGCTGAGCTTTGCGCCGCCGTGGTACTGCATTATAGCCTCAAGCAGGGCCTTCAGGCGCTTCTCCCGCTCCTCCTTCGGGAGAATGTAGAGCGTAACTTCCTTTCCCGTGGCGTCCTTCTCCTTTTTAGCCTCAAGGCCCTCAAGTTTGGGAACCTCAAGGCCCTCCTTGAAAACGCCGAGCCTGTCAACCTCTATGAAGAAGTTGCCCCTCATGACGTTGGTGGTTATCTCGGTCTCGTATATGTTGTG encodes the following:
- the cas7i gene encoding type I-B CRISPR-associated protein Cas7/Cst2/DevR; its protein translation is MKAIEVVTLTKVEGANLNSNGTEGVIAVLKKVRDPIDGREYVRVSGQSVKYHLRQLLKELGWDLSQVVPKSEGGQKVIVSLGEPHKYIDDDLFGYMLAGKKVGNVKDPKRTAVVRTNGMISIFPYQEDRDFGVRYDPSGDNHNIYETEITTNVMRGNFFIEVDRLGVFKEGLEVPKLEGLEAKKEKDATGKEVTLYILPKEEREKRLKALLEAIMQYHGGAKLSNFFTKVYPEVMVVALLRYKIPVIGDALRVKPGYVDGKLVLDVDLLKETVEAFDDNIEKLYIGLFENRFANVDELKKAFEGMEKVEVLSMKELRERIQNLKLGE